One window from the genome of Bacteroidia bacterium encodes:
- a CDS encoding NAD-dependent epimerase/dehydratase family protein, which translates to MSKRKFLIIGSGGQIGTELVATLRQRYGAENVVASDLKEAADPGGPYEMLNALDQDKVYAVVKKYEITDVCLLAALLSATAEKNPQFGWKLNMKSLFIVLEMAKEKMIRQVYWPSSIAVFGPTTPRQNTPQYTIMEPSTVYGISKQTGERWCEWYHKNHGVDVRSIRYPGLIGWKSAPGGGTTDYAVHIYHEALKNKKYSCFLSENTTLPMMYMDDAIRGTIELMEAPAEKVKIRSSYNLSGMSFSPKEIAASIQKHIPDFSISYQPDFRQQIADSWPQSIDDAQAREHWGWKPEYDLDRMTEVMLKNLK; encoded by the coding sequence ATGTCGAAACGCAAATTTCTCATTATCGGATCCGGAGGGCAGATAGGCACGGAGCTCGTGGCCACACTCCGTCAACGATATGGCGCTGAAAATGTAGTAGCCTCGGATCTTAAAGAAGCTGCTGATCCCGGCGGCCCCTATGAAATGCTCAATGCGCTGGATCAGGATAAGGTGTATGCCGTGGTGAAGAAATACGAAATCACGGATGTGTGTTTACTGGCTGCGCTTCTTTCCGCCACCGCCGAGAAAAATCCTCAGTTCGGATGGAAGCTGAACATGAAGAGCCTGTTCATTGTGCTGGAAATGGCAAAAGAAAAAATGATCAGGCAGGTGTATTGGCCCAGTTCCATTGCGGTTTTTGGTCCCACCACTCCCCGTCAAAACACCCCACAATACACCATCATGGAACCCTCCACCGTTTACGGCATCTCCAAGCAAACGGGAGAGCGCTGGTGTGAATGGTATCACAAAAATCACGGCGTGGATGTGCGCAGTATCCGGTATCCCGGACTCATTGGATGGAAAAGCGCTCCCGGCGGAGGCACAACGGATTACGCGGTACACATTTATCATGAGGCCTTAAAAAACAAAAAATACTCCTGCTTCCTCTCGGAGAACACCACCCTTCCCATGATGTACATGGATGATGCCATCAGAGGCACCATAGAGCTGATGGAAGCGCCGGCCGAGAAAGTAAAGATTCGCTCCAGCTATAACCTTTCCGGCATGAGTTTCTCGCCCAAAGAGATCGCCGCCTCCATTCAGAAGCATATCCCCGATTTCAGCATTTCCTATCAGCCCGACTTCCGTCAGCAGATCGCCGATTCCTGGCCCCAGAGTATCGATGATGCACAAGCTCGTGAACACTGGGGATGGAAACCTGAATATGATCTGGACCGTATGACAGAGGTAATGCTTAAGAACCTGAAATAA
- a CDS encoding CotH kinase family protein, whose product MKKTLHIVLLLAGFSAYSQLRINEICPANDSLLWDESGQRPDWVELYNSSTSPLNLQGYYFLNNGTDQWFFPNITIPGNGRITVFFSLKDRKNYCDHIEEVLRFDSVWKYQVPIAEPDTNWLYPGFDDSSWAADTGGFGQEDYDDGTWLNPCISVYIRKTFTLADTSKVSFGVLEIDYDDAFIAYLNGKEIGRFGVGIKGERVPFNTFAYISREAQRYQGGEWEYYYLDKSKLNTALVNGTNVLAIQVHNRDTTYADMSIIPNFYLGVKTGNLGFPVLPFHGNGLHTSFGLSSKGENVMFYNAAGGIEDSVTYPRLHQDHSYARTIDASPQWCIVPNPTINAANGPFPCIIGYANLPAFSLQSGFYGSTQTLTLNSFQGTVYYTLDGSEPTQNSFLYSSPILLDSTRVVRARVITLNPNLYNSEIATNTYFINENISLPVISLTSPPYGLFDSLQGMYAYGPNADSVFPFHYSNFHMEWARAGHLEFFQDNKQPGFELDHQLRMHGGWSRGFPQKSFRIYAKDDFGSDEIDYPLFPYRNYTKIKNFNLRNAGLDWNSVHFRDLMVNRALLNSNLDVGDGQNVVVFLNGKYWGVYEVRERYDENYLSSIWDTDKDLDLVSQQGFIHSGDNDDWLKMLRYVQNNDVSQTMVYDSIRKMLDVENLMDYFGAETYIVNNDWIGNYSYIKNIKYWRPDASGKWRYILWDTDLGMGLDSYFGYDLLSYAINPPDQNPHSDLFRKLLTNTRFKNDFINRYADLINYHFETSRFRDLAETMRDHIIPEMARHFAKWGDTTIANPYALGEAYNIASWNAKYSSMIGFMIMRPQFARNFIQSNFMLQSQSDLILDVQPPGAGRIKISTIWPDEFPWQGTYFNGVPVKLEVQAFPGYEFVQWEGEFNFDKIYTDTFTLNFATNDHIVARFKELYSSVNIYPNPSSGNTTISWMQEQPGRAFVGVYDLSGRLLVKLSNDGTDYPKGTTSVILDTKKENLRAGIYFVRYRKGDFTESKKLVLIRD is encoded by the coding sequence ATGAAAAAGACCCTGCATATCGTTCTTCTTCTCGCCGGATTTTCGGCCTACTCCCAACTACGCATTAATGAGATCTGCCCCGCCAACGATTCCCTGCTGTGGGATGAATCCGGACAAAGACCAGACTGGGTAGAATTATACAACAGCTCTACTTCTCCCCTAAACCTCCAGGGATATTATTTCCTGAACAACGGAACTGATCAATGGTTCTTTCCAAACATTACGATTCCCGGGAATGGCCGGATCACGGTATTCTTTTCATTGAAGGATCGAAAGAACTACTGCGACCACATAGAAGAGGTGTTGCGATTCGATTCGGTTTGGAAATACCAGGTGCCTATTGCTGAGCCTGATACGAACTGGCTCTATCCGGGCTTTGATGATTCTTCCTGGGCAGCTGATACGGGCGGGTTCGGACAAGAAGATTACGATGACGGAACCTGGCTAAATCCATGTATCTCTGTTTACATCCGAAAAACATTTACTCTTGCTGATACCTCCAAAGTTAGTTTCGGGGTGTTGGAGATCGATTATGACGATGCCTTCATCGCTTACCTCAATGGTAAGGAGATCGGCCGCTTTGGGGTAGGAATAAAAGGGGAGCGTGTTCCCTTCAATACCTTCGCGTATATCTCCCGGGAGGCGCAGCGTTACCAGGGAGGAGAATGGGAATATTATTACCTCGACAAATCAAAACTCAATACTGCGCTGGTGAACGGCACCAATGTGTTGGCCATACAGGTACACAACAGGGATACTACGTATGCCGACATGAGCATTATACCAAATTTTTACCTCGGCGTGAAAACCGGGAACCTGGGCTTTCCCGTCTTACCCTTTCATGGCAACGGATTGCACACCTCGTTCGGTTTGAGTTCAAAAGGTGAGAACGTTATGTTTTACAATGCCGCCGGAGGCATTGAAGATTCCGTCACGTATCCCCGGCTTCACCAGGATCATTCCTACGCGCGAACCATTGACGCTTCGCCCCAATGGTGTATTGTTCCGAATCCCACCATCAACGCAGCCAATGGTCCTTTTCCATGCATAATAGGATATGCCAATCTGCCTGCATTCAGCTTGCAAAGCGGTTTTTATGGTAGCACGCAAACACTTACCCTTAACTCCTTCCAGGGCACTGTTTATTATACACTGGATGGCAGCGAGCCTACCCAGAACTCATTCCTGTATTCCTCTCCCATTCTGCTGGATTCAACCCGTGTGGTGCGTGCCCGCGTTATCACCCTTAATCCAAATCTCTATAACTCTGAAATAGCAACAAACACGTATTTCATCAACGAAAATATCAGCTTGCCTGTAATTTCCCTTACCTCCCCTCCTTACGGCCTTTTTGATTCCTTACAGGGGATGTATGCCTATGGCCCTAATGCCGATTCCGTTTTCCCCTTTCATTATTCCAACTTCCACATGGAGTGGGCACGGGCCGGACATTTGGAATTTTTTCAGGATAATAAACAACCAGGCTTTGAACTGGATCATCAGCTTCGCATGCACGGAGGCTGGTCCAGAGGATTTCCGCAGAAAAGTTTCCGAATCTACGCTAAAGATGACTTTGGTTCAGACGAAATTGATTATCCCCTTTTCCCTTACCGGAATTATACCAAAATCAAAAATTTCAATTTACGCAACGCCGGGTTGGACTGGAATTCTGTTCATTTCCGTGATCTGATGGTGAATCGAGCCCTTCTCAACTCCAATTTGGATGTTGGCGACGGACAGAACGTGGTGGTTTTTCTAAATGGAAAATACTGGGGCGTGTACGAAGTACGTGAGCGATACGACGAAAATTACCTTTCCAGCATCTGGGATACAGACAAAGACCTGGACCTGGTTTCCCAGCAGGGATTCATTCACAGCGGGGATAACGACGACTGGCTCAAAATGCTCCGTTACGTTCAGAACAACGATGTTTCGCAAACGATGGTTTATGACAGTATTCGAAAAATGCTGGATGTAGAAAACCTGATGGATTATTTTGGCGCAGAAACGTATATCGTCAATAACGACTGGATCGGGAACTACAGTTACATCAAGAACATCAAATACTGGAGGCCGGATGCTTCCGGAAAGTGGCGATACATTTTATGGGATACAGATCTTGGAATGGGACTGGACAGCTACTTCGGGTACGATCTGCTCTCATATGCCATCAATCCACCGGATCAAAATCCACACAGCGACCTCTTCCGCAAGCTACTCACGAATACCCGTTTTAAGAATGATTTCATTAATCGGTACGCAGATCTCATCAATTATCATTTTGAAACGTCCCGTTTTCGCGACCTTGCCGAAACGATGCGGGATCATATCATTCCAGAAATGGCCCGGCATTTTGCCAAATGGGGTGATACCACCATCGCGAATCCATATGCCCTTGGGGAGGCTTACAACATCGCATCCTGGAATGCTAAATACTCCTCCATGATCGGGTTCATGATCATGCGGCCGCAATTTGCCCGGAATTTTATACAGAGCAATTTTATGCTTCAAAGCCAGAGCGATCTTATCCTCGATGTACAGCCACCCGGAGCGGGAAGGATCAAGATCAGCACCATCTGGCCCGACGAATTTCCCTGGCAGGGGACGTATTTCAACGGCGTTCCCGTGAAACTGGAGGTTCAGGCCTTCCCCGGCTATGAATTTGTACAATGGGAAGGGGAATTCAACTTCGACAAGATCTACACCGATACGTTCACATTAAATTTCGCAACGAACGACCACATCGTAGCCCGTTTCAAAGAGCTGTACTCTTCGGTAAATATTTATCCAAATCCTTCTTCCGGAAACACCACTATTTCCTGGATGCAGGAACAACCGGGAAGGGCGTTTGTTGGAGTGTATGACCTTTCGGGCCGGCTGTTGGTAAAGCTTTCGAATGACGGCACCGATTATCCCAAGGGGACAACTTCTGTGATTCTGGATACTAAAAAGGAAAATCTCCGTGCGGGGATCTATTTTGTAAGATACCGGAAAGGAGACTTTACAGAAAGTAAAAAGCTGGTGTTGATCAGGGATTGA
- the uvrC gene encoding excinuclease ABC subunit UvrC translates to MPLSGDKLKTIIAGLPDRPGVYHYMGKEGKIIYIGKAKSLKKRVSSYFSGKADSARIRLLVKNIEEIRYTIVDTEYEALLLENNLIKEHQPRYNVLLKDDKTYPWIVIRNERFPRIHPTRTFVRDGSSYFGPYASGRTMKTLLELVRKIFPVRECSYTLSEENISKRKFRLCVEYHVGNCKGPCEGLQTESDYNESIAQARHILKGHTASVIRELKKKMNEHAVNMEFEKAQFIKEKLDRLEQYRAKSTVVSPTVTDIDVFSILSDEDYGYVSFFRVVNGAVVQSHVLEMKKKMEENENDLLQRAIVEIRDRFGGEMKEVIVPFQPEVSFPGIRFLVPQRGDKRQLLELSHRNADFYRKERERRRTLVDPERHTRRILETAAKDLRLKEEPRHIECFDNSNLQGTNPVSACVVFRNGKPSKKEYRHFNIRSVQGPDDFSTMKEVVRRRYARLLEEKVELPQLIVVDGGKGQLSAATEVLEELGLRGKIAIIGIAKRLEEIYYPGDTVPLYLDKKSETLRLIQYMRDEAHRFGITHHRKRREKNTIKSELLEIPGIGKAMAEKLLRNFGSVKRIREAGKEELINEVGKRRMEVIWKYFNP, encoded by the coding sequence GTGCCACTTTCCGGGGATAAATTAAAGACCATAATTGCCGGGCTCCCAGACCGCCCCGGGGTATACCATTATATGGGCAAAGAGGGTAAAATAATCTATATCGGGAAGGCTAAGAGCTTGAAAAAGAGGGTTTCATCCTACTTTTCAGGGAAAGCAGACAGTGCCCGCATACGTTTGCTGGTGAAGAATATTGAGGAGATCCGGTATACCATAGTGGATACCGAGTACGAGGCCCTTCTCCTGGAGAATAATCTGATCAAGGAGCATCAGCCGAGATATAATGTATTGCTCAAAGATGATAAGACCTATCCCTGGATTGTGATCCGGAATGAGCGTTTTCCCAGAATTCATCCCACCCGCACGTTTGTACGGGATGGGTCTTCCTATTTCGGGCCCTATGCTTCCGGCCGCACCATGAAGACTCTTTTGGAACTGGTGCGGAAAATTTTTCCGGTCCGAGAATGTTCCTATACGCTATCGGAAGAAAATATTAGCAAAAGGAAATTCAGGCTTTGCGTAGAATATCATGTGGGCAATTGTAAAGGTCCCTGCGAGGGATTGCAAACGGAGTCGGATTACAATGAGAGTATCGCGCAGGCACGTCATATCCTTAAGGGTCATACCGCATCCGTGATCAGGGAACTTAAAAAGAAGATGAATGAGCATGCGGTAAATATGGAATTTGAAAAAGCGCAATTCATCAAAGAAAAGCTGGACCGCCTGGAACAATATCGTGCGAAATCTACGGTGGTTAGTCCTACCGTTACAGACATAGACGTTTTTTCCATTCTTTCTGATGAGGATTACGGGTACGTAAGTTTTTTCAGGGTGGTAAACGGCGCAGTAGTGCAGAGTCATGTGCTGGAGATGAAGAAGAAAATGGAGGAGAATGAAAATGATCTGTTGCAGCGGGCCATTGTAGAAATCCGGGATCGTTTCGGGGGAGAGATGAAGGAGGTGATCGTTCCGTTTCAACCGGAGGTATCTTTTCCCGGTATCCGTTTCCTGGTACCGCAGCGGGGCGACAAGAGACAGCTCCTGGAGTTGTCGCACAGGAATGCAGATTTTTACAGGAAGGAGAGAGAGCGGAGGCGAACGCTGGTGGATCCCGAGCGGCATACCCGAAGGATTTTAGAAACAGCGGCAAAAGACTTAAGGCTAAAGGAAGAGCCCCGGCATATAGAGTGTTTTGATAATTCTAATCTCCAGGGAACAAATCCGGTTTCGGCATGTGTGGTTTTCCGTAACGGGAAACCAAGCAAAAAGGAGTACCGGCATTTTAATATCCGGAGCGTACAGGGGCCGGATGATTTTTCTACAATGAAAGAAGTTGTTCGCCGGCGTTATGCCCGTTTGTTGGAGGAGAAGGTGGAGTTGCCGCAGCTGATTGTGGTAGACGGGGGAAAGGGACAACTGAGCGCAGCCACCGAAGTGCTCGAAGAACTCGGACTCCGGGGCAAGATTGCCATCATAGGCATCGCTAAAAGACTGGAGGAAATCTATTATCCGGGAGATACTGTGCCGCTTTACCTGGATAAGAAATCAGAAACATTGCGACTGATCCAGTATATGCGCGACGAAGCTCATCGTTTCGGCATTACGCATCATCGGAAACGAAGAGAGAAAAATACCATTAAGTCCGAATTATTAGAGATTCCCGGTATTGGGAAGGCGATGGCGGAAAAACTGTTAAGAAACTTCGGATCGGTAAAGAGGATCAGGGAAGCGGGCAAGGAAGAATTAATAAATGAGGTGGGAAAGCGAAGGATGGAAGTGATATGGAAGTACTTCAATCCCTGA
- a CDS encoding type IX secretion system membrane protein PorP/SprF produces MRKTTFFFLLFLGVGSANILAQDPEFTQFYANPLYLNPAFTGSQKCKKVCINYRNQWPALSGQFITTSVSYDQYICGVGGVGVLVTNDNAGEGTLRTINASLLYAWHQPITRTIQVSGGFQATYAEKRVDWEKLTFGDMIDPRHGFVYQTAEVEGRSVARYFDMSAGLLIHSPRYFIGFASHHLIEPDEFLHSGPSPLPRKYTGHAGALIPVSERDGITVSPNILYQMQGNFRQLNLGLYVNKGPLTGGFWYRDQDSFIVLLGLQKSMYRIGYSYDVTVSKLSNSSAGSHELSFQTTLACKKCKKKFRTVVCPSF; encoded by the coding sequence ATGCGGAAAACAACGTTCTTTTTTCTGCTGTTCCTGGGAGTAGGTTCAGCAAACATTCTGGCACAGGATCCGGAATTCACCCAATTTTATGCAAATCCCTTATACCTGAATCCCGCATTCACCGGCTCTCAGAAATGCAAAAAAGTATGTATTAACTACAGAAATCAATGGCCTGCGCTTAGCGGACAGTTCATTACTACCAGCGTTTCGTATGATCAGTATATATGCGGAGTGGGCGGCGTTGGTGTGCTGGTTACAAATGATAATGCCGGCGAGGGAACGTTACGTACAATCAATGCCAGTTTGTTGTACGCCTGGCATCAGCCGATCACACGCACGATTCAGGTATCGGGCGGATTCCAGGCCACGTATGCAGAAAAAAGGGTTGACTGGGAAAAACTCACTTTCGGAGATATGATAGATCCGCGTCATGGTTTTGTTTATCAGACAGCGGAAGTGGAGGGAAGAAGTGTTGCGAGGTACTTCGATATGAGTGCGGGATTGCTGATACACTCACCCAGGTACTTCATCGGCTTCGCTTCCCACCACCTGATTGAACCGGACGAATTTCTTCATTCCGGCCCCAGCCCCCTGCCGAGAAAATACACCGGTCATGCCGGCGCACTGATCCCGGTAAGTGAAAGAGACGGCATTACCGTATCGCCAAATATTCTGTACCAGATGCAGGGTAATTTCCGGCAACTTAATCTGGGCCTCTATGTAAACAAAGGCCCCTTAACGGGCGGATTCTGGTACCGTGATCAGGATTCATTTATTGTGCTGCTGGGATTGCAAAAAAGCATGTACAGGATAGGATACAGTTACGATGTAACTGTGAGCAAGCTTAGTAATTCATCCGCAGGGTCACACGAGTTGTCTTTTCAGACTACGCTCGCATGTAAAAAGTGTAAAAAGAAGTTCCGCACTGTTGTGTGCCCGAGCTTTTAG
- a CDS encoding RNA polymerase sigma factor, with the protein MEESDIIKGCVRNDRLSQKALYERFYGKMISVCLRYAKDRDEAQDMLHEGFMKVFGNIKNFGSKGSFEGWVRRIMVNCCIDHLRKNKQQYLIVNTVIAESAARTSPDEVSDEELADLISKEEVMKAVQNLSPAYRTIFNLYVIEEYTHREISEMLDISEGTSKSNLAKAKFNLKKNLTQLLKVRQ; encoded by the coding sequence ATGGAAGAATCGGATATCATAAAAGGTTGCGTGCGCAACGATCGTTTGAGCCAGAAGGCTCTGTACGAGCGCTTTTATGGTAAGATGATCAGTGTCTGTTTGCGTTATGCCAAAGACAGGGACGAGGCGCAGGATATGTTGCATGAAGGGTTTATGAAAGTTTTTGGGAATATCAAAAACTTCGGGAGTAAAGGTTCTTTTGAAGGCTGGGTACGCAGGATTATGGTGAATTGTTGTATTGATCATTTGAGGAAGAATAAGCAGCAATACCTGATCGTGAATACGGTGATAGCGGAGTCGGCCGCACGAACGTCTCCGGACGAGGTATCGGACGAGGAGCTGGCAGATTTGATCAGCAAGGAGGAAGTGATGAAAGCCGTGCAGAATCTTTCACCGGCATACCGGACGATTTTCAACCTGTATGTGATAGAAGAATATACCCACCGGGAGATTTCAGAAATGCTGGACATTAGCGAAGGCACTTCAAAATCAAACCTGGCAAAAGCAAAGTTTAATTTGAAAAAGAATCTGACCCAATTACTTAAAGTAAGACAATGA
- a CDS encoding sulfite exporter TauE/SafE family protein yields MIFLGYVLGLLIGMCLGMMGAGGAILTIPVLTYFFDINPILSTTYSLFIVGITAFIGSVGYVRNSFYDLKSAFFFGVPSTLAVVLTGKFLFPAVPASMDVAGLVIGKDLLIMILFGVLMLLSAVAMIRSSRGAIRKDAFSETHRFRYGLILLIALGVGMVTAFLGAGGGFLIIPSLVILGNLPMKKAVGTSLLLITVNSLLGFVSKSSVLDADLDWGFLLSFSALTAVGILSGVRLARFISGERLKLYFGYFVLVLGLIVLGQELFIH; encoded by the coding sequence ATGATTTTTCTCGGATATGTACTCGGGCTGCTGATAGGAATGTGCCTTGGGATGATGGGTGCCGGGGGTGCCATACTAACCATTCCGGTATTGACCTATTTTTTTGATATAAATCCCATATTATCAACTACTTACTCGCTATTTATCGTTGGTATTACCGCATTTATCGGCTCTGTGGGTTACGTCCGGAACAGCTTCTATGATCTGAAATCGGCATTTTTCTTTGGTGTTCCCTCTACGCTGGCCGTGGTACTTACGGGCAAATTTCTTTTCCCCGCTGTGCCGGCCTCTATGGATGTAGCCGGACTAGTCATTGGTAAAGATCTTTTGATAATGATTCTCTTTGGTGTGCTGATGCTCCTGTCGGCGGTTGCAATGATCCGGTCTTCCCGGGGCGCGATACGCAAGGATGCTTTCAGTGAAACACACCGCTTTCGTTACGGTCTTATTCTGCTGATCGCCTTAGGGGTGGGAATGGTCACCGCCTTCCTTGGTGCAGGCGGCGGCTTTCTGATCATCCCTTCTCTGGTGATCCTGGGTAACCTTCCCATGAAAAAAGCAGTAGGAACATCTCTTTTATTGATCACTGTTAATTCTCTGCTCGGGTTTGTTTCAAAATCCTCTGTGCTGGATGCGGATCTCGACTGGGGTTTCCTTCTCAGTTTTTCAGCGCTCACCGCCGTGGGCATTCTCAGCGGTGTACGGCTTGCTCGTTTTATCAGCGGGGAACGCCTCAAGCTCTACTTTGGTTATTTTGTTCTGGTGCTGGGACTGATCGTACTCGGCCAGGAACTATTCATTCATTAA
- a CDS encoding MBL fold metallo-hydrolase, producing the protein MIIEQLYTGCLAEAAYYIESEGKAVIIDPLRETAPYLRLLRERGATLLYVFETHFHADFVSGHIDLARATGALIVFGPLAETAYEAHHAKDGEEFTVGKVKIKVLHTPGHTPESSCFLLYDENGKEHALFTGDTLFVGDVGRPDLLDGKMSKEELAGMMYESLNTRIKTLPDDVLVYPAHGPGSACGKNIGKDTWSTIGTQKKTNYALADMSREEFILKVTGGLVPPPPYFYRDAQINKNGYTAVDEVIRRNTRPLSVEEVKTEIRSGACILDTRIPDVFEKGFIPGSVNIGLNGQFAVWVGTVLDMNCPLVIVAEEGKEEESVIRLARVGYENVKGVLKGGFDSWKAAGEKSDTVESISPEKFAGQINDGSSFVLDVRRDAEFMNSHVDGAEHCALDNLMNQLERIDVNKKYAVHCAGGYRSMIAISLLKTRGYHNLINVYGGYNKIRETSVKMVETNIS; encoded by the coding sequence ATGATCATTGAACAACTGTATACCGGCTGCCTTGCTGAAGCCGCCTATTACATTGAGTCGGAAGGAAAAGCTGTAATCATTGATCCCCTCCGCGAGACTGCTCCGTACCTTCGGCTGCTGCGCGAACGCGGTGCAACGCTTCTTTACGTTTTTGAGACTCATTTTCATGCCGACTTTGTTTCAGGGCATATTGATCTGGCCCGTGCCACCGGTGCCCTGATCGTTTTTGGTCCGCTGGCAGAAACAGCCTACGAAGCACATCACGCAAAGGACGGGGAGGAATTCACAGTAGGAAAAGTGAAAATCAAAGTGCTTCATACGCCCGGTCATACCCCCGAATCAAGCTGCTTTCTGCTTTACGATGAGAACGGGAAAGAGCACGCGCTTTTTACCGGCGATACGCTATTTGTCGGTGACGTAGGCCGTCCGGATTTGCTGGACGGAAAAATGTCTAAAGAAGAACTGGCAGGGATGATGTATGAATCTCTTAACACCAGGATCAAAACGCTGCCCGATGATGTACTTGTTTATCCGGCACATGGTCCCGGTTCCGCTTGCGGAAAAAACATTGGAAAAGACACCTGGAGCACCATCGGAACCCAGAAAAAAACCAACTATGCGCTGGCAGATATGAGTCGCGAAGAATTTATCCTCAAAGTCACCGGCGGTTTGGTTCCTCCGCCTCCCTATTTTTACCGGGATGCTCAAATCAATAAAAACGGATACACGGCAGTTGATGAAGTGATCCGGCGCAACACCAGGCCCCTAAGTGTAGAGGAAGTAAAAACGGAAATTCGCTCGGGTGCATGTATTCTGGACACCCGAATACCGGACGTATTTGAGAAAGGCTTTATCCCCGGATCCGTAAACATCGGTTTGAACGGGCAGTTTGCCGTTTGGGTGGGAACGGTCCTCGATATGAATTGTCCGCTGGTGATTGTGGCGGAAGAAGGTAAAGAAGAGGAATCGGTGATCCGGCTGGCGCGGGTGGGTTATGAAAACGTGAAAGGTGTACTCAAGGGCGGATTTGATTCCTGGAAGGCGGCCGGTGAAAAATCAGACACTGTTGAATCCATTTCCCCCGAAAAATTTGCCGGTCAGATAAACGATGGTTCTTCTTTCGTGCTGGATGTTCGCCGCGACGCAGAATTCATGAATTCTCATGTTGACGGCGCCGAACACTGTGCCCTTGATAACCTGATGAATCAGCTTGAAAGAATAGATGTGAATAAAAAATACGCTGTGCACTGTGCGGGTGGTTACCGGTCCATGATTGCAATCTCTCTTCTGAAAACCAGGGGTTATCATAACCTCATCAACGTATATGGCGGTTACAATAAAATCCGTGAAACTTCCGTCAAAATGGTGGAAACTAATATCTCTTGA
- the mscL gene encoding large-conductance mechanosensitive channel protein MscL: protein MGFVKEFKDFAMRGNLVDMAVAVVMGGAFGKVVTSFVDGIVMPLVGRLLLNIDFAKYNIILQEEIKDGDKVVQPLVQVGLGNFITTIIDFVLVSLAVFLVIKGINRLRKNEEAKPTTPPEPTKDQVLLTEIRDLLKDQKK from the coding sequence ATGGGCTTCGTAAAAGAGTTTAAAGATTTCGCAATGCGTGGCAACCTCGTGGACATGGCTGTGGCCGTTGTCATGGGAGGTGCATTCGGCAAGGTGGTTACTTCCTTCGTAGACGGCATCGTAATGCCCCTGGTAGGAAGGCTCCTGCTCAATATTGATTTCGCCAAGTATAATATCATCCTGCAGGAGGAAATAAAAGATGGCGATAAGGTTGTACAACCGCTGGTGCAGGTAGGACTGGGAAATTTCATCACTACCATTATTGATTTCGTGCTTGTTTCTCTGGCTGTTTTTCTTGTGATCAAGGGGATCAACCGCCTGCGCAAAAACGAGGAAGCCAAACCCACAACACCTCCGGAACCTACAAAAGACCAGGTGCTTCTGACAGAAATCCGCGATTTACTAAAAGACCAGAAAAAATGA
- a CDS encoding DUF3078 domain-containing protein: protein MIRSGLLFLFLPVLAAGQTTDTTKAWNKGGLLGLNFTQSSYTNWSSGGQNSVSGTILVNLFAKYKTERNVFDTRLDLAYGRVQVGPENRKSEDKIDLAAKYGHLAFGKTWFYSVLFSFKSQFDNGYNYPNDTLITSRFLAPAFLNYGIGLDYKPKDYFSVMIAPLSGKTTLVYDTRLSAAGAFGVDSGKMVRNEFGGSLTLEFSKEISKNIKLTSALKLFSNYLKTPGNIDVNWESLLALKVNKYISATLSAELIYDDDTHIPYDGDGDGVKESNGPMTQFKEVLGIGFSYKF from the coding sequence ATGATCCGTTCGGGTTTGCTATTCCTCTTTCTTCCGGTACTGGCTGCCGGACAAACAACTGACACAACCAAGGCCTGGAATAAAGGCGGATTGCTGGGGCTGAATTTTACACAATCCAGCTATACCAACTGGTCTTCGGGCGGACAAAATTCTGTTTCCGGTACCATTCTGGTTAACCTTTTCGCAAAGTATAAAACCGAACGAAATGTTTTCGACACCCGACTGGACCTGGCCTACGGCCGTGTTCAGGTAGGACCTGAAAACAGAAAAAGTGAAGATAAAATAGACCTTGCCGCCAAGTACGGGCATCTTGCCTTTGGTAAAACGTGGTTCTATTCTGTATTGTTCAGTTTCAAATCACAGTTCGACAACGGATATAATTATCCCAACGATACACTGATTACCTCCCGGTTTCTTGCCCCGGCTTTTCTGAACTACGGAATCGGTCTCGACTACAAACCCAAAGATTATTTCTCTGTTATGATTGCTCCGTTGTCCGGAAAAACCACTTTGGTATACGACACGCGTCTTTCAGCCGCCGGTGCTTTCGGTGTTGATTCGGGAAAAATGGTCCGCAACGAGTTCGGTGGTTCGCTTACCCTTGAGTTTTCAAAAGAAATTAGTAAGAACATAAAACTCACGAGCGCGCTGAAACTTTTTTCCAATTATCTGAAAACCCCCGGGAATATAGACGTGAACTGGGAGTCGCTCCTGGCCCTGAAAGTCAACAAGTACATTTCGGCAACATTATCTGCGGAACTGATATACGACGACGATACTCATATTCCGTATGACGGCGACGGCGACGGGGTAAAAGAGTCGAACGGTCCGATGACTCAATTCAAAGAAGTGCTGGGAATTGGGTTTTCCTATAAGTTCTGA